One region of Phragmites australis chromosome 18, lpPhrAust1.1, whole genome shotgun sequence genomic DNA includes:
- the LOC133899744 gene encoding ubiquitin carboxyl-terminal hydrolase 2-like codes for MLGYSDSTEAQRIWQSKDAIQGSLQAQEDKISCSKLSQGIIEAPHNMSDVKVEQMIETTTDSHSQEDMDPPPLVAPLSENNARMASGSNVDQNDNADPGDLFNQPEVSIEAEENTYTVQVIAEDKGNSWSRDIVCDKEVGDSNSVPSIEDCLSVFFEEQVIERRCDDCPKVPEKPSTNQSQNSEHMVASTHENTTADGDQTEQSDRTACQNEQSGEPNSLSVECKASSSRQPHSSDAEGEIIQTADTNTEGTNSWMSCGEKDSSACSTTNKKPERREGIQEAISSCLPAEKQANLLSTQHSQNLSTPNQDRRKRVWLDVSLSQLKDNQNEQRDRSGCAIQTARITKLPPVLTLHLKRYIQGDNLHHHKNEAHVSYKEYLDVGRFMDPSSVDKDNPIYRLVGVVEHRGPSLDAGHYVAYVRARRLGNHQLQSSCSSSWFCANDSNISEVTLEEVLKCEAYVLFYERMEGHDTSGKRSHI; via the exons ATGCTCGGTTATTCAGATTCTACCGAAGCGCAACGTATCTGGCAAAGCAAGGATGCTATACAGGGTTCTTTGCAGGCTCAGGAGGATAAAATCTCATGTTCCAAACTTTCACAAGGGATCATCGAGGCGCCTCATAACATGTCTGATGTCAAAGTTGAGCAAATGATTGAGACGACAACAGATTCCCACAGTCAAGAAGATATGGATCCACCTCCACTTGTTGCTCCGCTAAGTGAAAATAATGCACGGATGGCATCAGGCAGCAATGTAGATCAAAATGACAATGCCGATCCTGGTGATCTATTCAATCAGCCGGAAGTTAGTATAGAAGCCGAGGAGAACACTTACACAGTACAAGTCATTGCAGAAGACAAGGGAAATTCTTGGAGTAGAGATATTGTATGTGATAAGGAGGTAGGGGATAGCAATTCTGTACCATCAATTGAGGACTGTCTATCAGTGTTTTTTGAAGAACAAGTGATAGAACGGCGCTGTGATGATTGTCCCAAGGTTCCTGAGAAGCCAAGTACCAATCAAAGTCAAAATAGTGAGCATATGGTGGCAAGTACCCATGAAAACACCACAGCTGATGGGGACCAGACTGAACAGTCAGACAGGACAGCATGCCAAAATGAGCAATCTGGTGAACCAAACAGTTTGTCAGTAGAATGCAAAGCTTCTTCAAGTAGGCAACCACATAGTTCTGACGCAGAGGGTGAAATTATACAAACAGCGGATACAAATACTGAAGGAACAAATTCATGGATGAGTTGTGGTGAAAAAGACTCTTCTGCTTGCAGCACAACCAATAAAAAACCTGAACGTCGTGAAGGTATTCAAGAAGCTATAAGTAGTTGCCTTCCAGCTGAGAAACAGGCCAATCTGTTGAGCACCCAGCACAGTCAAAATCTCAGCACACCAAATCAGGACAGGAGGAAGCGGGTATGGCTGGATGTTAGTTTAAGCCAATTAAAAGACAACCAAAATGAACAGAGAGATAGGAGTGGATGTGCTATTCAAACAGCTCGTATTACCAAGCTGCCACCTGTATTAACTCTTCATCTTAAGAGGTACATCCAGGGTGACAATCTTCACCATCATAAAAATGAAGCACATGTGAGTTATAAGGAGTATCTTGATGTAGGACGATTCATGGACCCCAG tTCCGTGGACAAAGATAACCCCATCTATCGTCTAGTTGGTGTCGTAGAGCACCGTGGCCCCTCCTTGGATGCAGGACACTATGTTGCTTACGTGAGAGCAAGAAGGCTTGGAAATCACCAACTTCAGAgcagctgctcctcctcatGGTTTTGTGCAAACGATAGTAACATCAGTGAAGTCACTCTAGAAGAAGTTTTGAAGTGCGAGGCTTATGTTCTTTTCTATGAGAGGATGGAAGGCCACGACACGTCTGGCAAAAGATCCCACATATAA